The segment GCCGCGCTTTATCCTGAAAAAGTGGCCCTTCCCAGCAGCCTTCTGCTCGGCCCGCTGCAGGTGATAATGATGCCGGTGGTCTGGTTGCTCAATACCATCACCCGCATCCTGATGCGCCTGGTCGGCATGAAGACCGACGGTGCCGTTAATTCAGCGCTCAGCAAGGAAGAGCTGCGAACCATCGTCTACGAGTCCCGCTCGCTGATGTCGCGCCGTAACCAGGACATGCTGCTGTCGGTGCTGGATCTGGAAAAAGTTAACGTTGATGACATCATGGTGCCGCGCAACGAGATTGTGGGCATCAATATCAATGACGACTGGAAATCCATTGTCCGCCAGCTCACCCACTCGCCGCACGGTCGCATCGTGCTCTACCGCGATTCGCTGGATGACACCATCAGCATGCTGCGGGTGCGCGAAGCCTACCGCCTGATGACCGAAAAGAAAGAGTTCACCAAAGAGGTGATGCTGCGCGCGGCCGATGAAATCTATTACATTCCTGAGGGCACCCCGCTAAACGTTCAGCTGGTGAAATTTCAGCGTAATAAGGAAAAAGTCGGCATGGTGGTGGACGAGTATGGCGACATCAAAGGCCTGATCACCATTGAAGACATTCTGGAAGAGATTGTGGGCGACTTTACCACCTCAATGTCTCCTACGCTGGCCGAAGAGGTGATGCCGCAAAATGATGGTTCGGTGCTGATTGAAGGCAGCGCTAACGTGCGTGAACTGAACAAGGCTTTCAACTGGACGCTACCGGAAGATGAAGCCCGCACCATTAACGGTATGGTACTGGAAGCGCTGGAGGACATCCCCCTGCCCAATACCACCATACGTATAGGTCACTACGCGATAGATATTCTCGACGTGCAGGAAAACATGATCAAGCAGGTAAAAATCACGCCCAAAAAATCACTGAAGGAATCGGTAGGATCGTAGATAGCATGCAGATGGTATCGGTGAGGTCGCAGACAATACACGGATGGAATCGTTAGGGTCACAGATATAACTCAGGGGAGCATCGTCTCCCCTGATGAACATAGCTCTCAGGGCCGGTACTGCCGGCCCCTTCAAACTAGATATGCAGTTCCTTCAGCTTCTCTTTCGGCAGCGCCAGCTCGTCGTTGTGATTCACGCGAATGTCGTTGTCGATGATATGCCGTGCGATATCCTGCGCTTCATCCAGCGAGTGCATCTGGTAGGTGCCGCACTGATACTCATTCAGCTCAGGGATAGTGCGCTGGTCAGTAACCTTCAGCACATCCTGCATCGCCTCTTTCCAGGCTTTCGCCACTCGCTGCTCGTCTGGCGTACCAATCAGGCTCATATAGAACCCTGTGCGGCATCCCATAGGTGAAATGTCGATAATCTCAACCCCATCACCGTTCAGGTGGTTGCGCATAAAGCCAGCAAACAAATGCTCCAGCGTATGGATACCGCGCTCAGGCATCACTTCTTTGTTCGGCTTGCAGAAACGCAGATCGAAGACGGTAAGGGTATCGCCATGAGGAGTGTTCATGGTCTTAGCAACGCGAACCGCAGGGGCTGCCATGATAGTGTGATCAACGGTAAAGCTATCCAGCAATGGCATATTGTTACCTCAACAAATGAATTTATTTATACAACGATGAAACTTTCTCTGTCGCACCCGGTCTGAATATATGAAAGACGCGCAATTTTGTTATCATCATCCCTGACATCAGTGATGTTACTTTGGCCACAGTGATGTGGCCATTTTCTTTTTCAGCTGCGACTCTTCAAAAAATCTTCAAAGCTAAGCGTATCACTTTCTTCAATTTCCTGCTGCTTACGGCTGGAGCATTCCGCTTCCTGCGCAAACTGTGATGCATTCAGCACCTCAAGCGGCTCTTCCGCCAGCTGCTCCCGATAC is part of the Erwinia sp. HDF1-3R genome and harbors:
- a CDS encoding HlyC/CorC family transporter, producing the protein MEHVSTTTLIVTLVIMILVSAWFAGSETGMMTLNRYKLRHQAKNGNRAARRVEKLLRRPDRLLSLVLIGNNLVNILASALATIVGMRLHGDEGVAIATGILTFCVLVFAEVLPKTIAALYPEKVALPSSLLLGPLQVIMMPVVWLLNTITRILMRLVGMKTDGAVNSALSKEELRTIVYESRSLMSRRNQDMLLSVLDLEKVNVDDIMVPRNEIVGININDDWKSIVRQLTHSPHGRIVLYRDSLDDTISMLRVREAYRLMTEKKEFTKEVMLRAADEIYYIPEGTPLNVQLVKFQRNKEKVGMVVDEYGDIKGLITIEDILEEIVGDFTTSMSPTLAEEVMPQNDGSVLIEGSANVRELNKAFNWTLPEDEARTINGMVLEALEDIPLPNTTIRIGHYAIDILDVQENMIKQVKITPKKSLKESVGS
- the luxS gene encoding S-ribosylhomocysteine lyase translates to MPLLDSFTVDHTIMAAPAVRVAKTMNTPHGDTLTVFDLRFCKPNKEVMPERGIHTLEHLFAGFMRNHLNGDGVEIIDISPMGCRTGFYMSLIGTPDEQRVAKAWKEAMQDVLKVTDQRTIPELNEYQCGTYQMHSLDEAQDIARHIIDNDIRVNHNDELALPKEKLKELHI